The following are encoded in a window of Sphingobium sp. AP49 genomic DNA:
- a CDS encoding alpha/beta fold hydrolase → MSTHAESVILLHGFGGHQVQTALLARRLRDAGFIVANIGYPSWRWPLARVIDHLHARITASPAYAARTIHCVGHSMGGLMLRAWLARHRPDHLGRVVMLGTPNGGSEIADLLYRLRLHPLILNQAGALLRTRRDAATLAAFGEVDYPLGIIAGDRPMNGLLPNRLFRAPNDGKVSVAATHCPGESDHIILPVAHTAMIYTRPTADQVVHFLRHGRFARA, encoded by the coding sequence ATGTCCACACACGCCGAATCCGTCATCCTCCTCCACGGCTTTGGCGGCCATCAGGTGCAGACCGCCCTCCTCGCCCGCCGCCTGCGCGATGCGGGGTTCATCGTCGCCAATATCGGCTATCCCAGTTGGCGCTGGCCGCTCGCTCGCGTGATCGACCATCTCCACGCCCGCATCACCGCCAGCCCGGCCTATGCCGCCCGGACCATCCATTGCGTCGGCCATTCGATGGGCGGGCTGATGCTGCGCGCCTGGCTCGCGCGCCATCGTCCCGACCATCTGGGCCGCGTGGTCATGCTCGGCACGCCCAATGGCGGCAGCGAGATTGCCGACCTTCTCTACCGCCTGCGCCTCCACCCGCTGATCCTGAACCAGGCCGGCGCCCTGCTGCGCACCCGCCGCGACGCTGCCACTCTGGCGGCGTTCGGAGAGGTCGACTATCCGCTCGGCATCATCGCGGGCGACCGGCCGATGAACGGCCTGCTCCCCAATCGCCTCTTTCGCGCGCCCAATGACGGCAAGGTCAGCGTCGCCGCCACCCATTGTCCCGGCGAAAGCGACCATATCATCCTGCCCGTCGCCCACACCGCGATGATCTACACCCGGCCGACCGCCGATCAGGTCGTGCATTTCCTGCGTCACGGCCGGTTCGCGCGCGCATAG
- the clpA gene encoding ATP-dependent Clp protease ATP-binding subunit ClpA — MPSFAAALETTLHNALTHASERKHEYATLEHLLLALIDDEHASKVMQACGVELGELADAVTQYLDTELDSLKVEGASDPSPTSGFQRVVQRAILHVQSSGKDEVTGANVLVALFSERESYAVYFLQQQDMSRLDAVSYISHGVGKGTPAPERQETKGAPEEEKKVQDGKGKKDSALEQFTVNLNEKAERGKVDPLIGRSSEVDRTIQILCRRSKNNPLYVGDPGVGKTAIAEGLARKIVEGEVPDVLKEAVIYSLDMGALLAGTRYRGDFEERLKAVVTELEKMPHAVLFIDEIHTVIGAGATSGGAMDASNLLKPALSGGTIRCIGSTTYKEFRNHFEKDRALLRRFQKIDVNEPTIEDTIKILTGLRTAFEEHHHVKYTSDAIKAAVELSARYINDRKLPDKAIDVIDEVGAMQMLVVPSKRKKTITPKEIEQVIATMARIPPKTVSSDDKSVLESLTTDLKRVVFGQDKAIEVLSSAIKLSRAGLRDPDKPIGNYLFSGPTGVGKTEVARQLATLLGIPLQRFDMSEYMERHSVSRLIGAPPGYVGYDQGGLLTDAVDQQPHSVLLLDEIEKAHPDLFNILLQVMDNGRLTDHHGKTVDFRNTILIMTTNAGASDMAKESIGFGELTREDVQEDAVKKLFTPEFRNRLDAIVPFGYLPPEIVARVIDKFVLQLELQLADRDVHITLDEDAKAWLTKKGYDKLYGARPMGRLMQEKIKQPLAEELLFGKLVHGGEVHVHMKDDALAFQITPAAPKKGGKKGGKAKAPEGTK, encoded by the coding sequence ATGCCATCTTTCGCAGCCGCCCTTGAAACCACCCTGCACAATGCGCTGACCCATGCGTCGGAGCGCAAGCATGAATATGCGACGCTGGAGCATCTGTTGCTCGCGCTGATCGACGATGAACATGCGTCGAAGGTGATGCAGGCATGCGGCGTGGAACTGGGTGAACTGGCCGATGCCGTCACCCAATATCTCGACACCGAACTGGACAGCCTCAAGGTCGAAGGGGCCAGCGACCCCTCGCCCACCAGCGGCTTCCAGCGCGTCGTCCAGCGCGCCATCCTCCATGTGCAATCGTCCGGCAAGGATGAGGTGACGGGCGCCAATGTCCTCGTCGCGCTCTTCTCCGAACGCGAATCCTATGCCGTCTATTTCCTGCAGCAGCAGGACATGAGCCGCCTCGATGCCGTCAGCTATATCAGCCACGGCGTCGGCAAGGGCACGCCCGCGCCCGAGCGTCAGGAGACCAAGGGCGCGCCGGAGGAGGAGAAGAAGGTGCAGGACGGCAAGGGCAAGAAGGACAGTGCCTTGGAGCAGTTCACCGTCAATCTCAACGAGAAGGCGGAACGCGGCAAGGTCGATCCGCTGATCGGCCGGTCGTCGGAAGTCGACCGCACCATCCAGATCCTGTGCCGCCGCTCGAAGAACAACCCGCTCTATGTCGGCGATCCCGGCGTCGGCAAGACCGCGATCGCGGAAGGCCTGGCGCGCAAGATCGTCGAGGGCGAAGTGCCCGATGTCCTCAAGGAAGCGGTCATCTACTCGCTCGACATGGGCGCGCTGCTGGCCGGCACCCGCTATCGCGGCGACTTTGAAGAACGGCTGAAGGCGGTCGTCACCGAACTGGAGAAGATGCCGCACGCCGTCCTCTTCATCGACGAGATCCACACCGTCATCGGTGCCGGCGCGACCAGCGGCGGCGCGATGGACGCCTCGAACCTCTTGAAGCCGGCCCTGTCGGGCGGGACGATCCGCTGCATCGGCTCGACCACCTACAAGGAGTTCCGCAATCATTTCGAGAAGGACCGCGCGCTGCTGCGGCGCTTCCAGAAGATCGACGTGAACGAACCGACGATCGAGGACACGATCAAGATCCTGACCGGCCTGCGCACCGCGTTCGAGGAGCACCATCACGTCAAATATACGTCGGACGCGATCAAGGCGGCGGTGGAGTTGTCGGCCCGCTACATCAACGACCGCAAGCTGCCGGACAAGGCGATCGACGTGATCGACGAGGTCGGCGCGATGCAGATGCTGGTGGTACCCTCGAAGCGCAAGAAGACGATCACCCCCAAGGAGATCGAGCAGGTCATCGCGACCATGGCCCGCATCCCGCCCAAGACCGTGTCGTCCGACGACAAGAGCGTGCTGGAATCGCTGACTACCGACCTGAAGCGCGTCGTCTTCGGCCAGGACAAGGCGATCGAGGTGCTCTCGTCCGCGATCAAGCTGTCGCGTGCGGGCCTGCGCGACCCCGACAAGCCGATCGGCAACTATCTCTTCTCCGGCCCCACCGGCGTCGGCAAGACGGAGGTGGCGCGCCAGCTCGCGACCCTGCTCGGCATCCCGCTGCAGCGGTTCGACATGTCGGAATATATGGAACGCCATTCGGTCAGCCGCCTGATCGGCGCCCCTCCGGGCTATGTCGGCTATGACCAGGGTGGCCTCTTGACCGACGCCGTCGACCAGCAGCCGCACAGCGTGCTGCTGCTCGACGAGATCGAGAAGGCGCATCCGGACCTGTTCAACATCCTGCTGCAGGTGATGGACAATGGCCGCCTGACAGATCACCACGGCAAGACCGTCGATTTCCGCAACACCATCCTCATCATGACCACCAATGCCGGTGCGTCGGACATGGCGAAGGAGTCGATCGGCTTTGGCGAACTGACCCGCGAGGATGTGCAGGAAGACGCGGTGAAGAAGCTCTTCACCCCCGAATTCCGCAACCGTCTCGATGCGATCGTGCCCTTCGGCTATCTGCCGCCGGAAATCGTCGCCCGGGTCATCGACAAGTTCGTGCTGCAACTCGAACTGCAACTGGCCGACCGCGACGTCCACATCACCCTGGACGAGGATGCCAAGGCCTGGCTCACCAAGAAGGGCTATGACAAGCTCTATGGCGCCCGCCCGATGGGCCGCCTGATGCAGGAAAAAATCAAGCAGCCGCTGGCCGAGGAACTGCTGTTCGGCAAGCTGGTCCATGGCGGCGAGGTCCATGTCCATATGAAGGACGACGCCCTGGCCTTCCAGATCACCCCTGCGGCGCCCAAGAAGGGCGGCAAGAAGGGCGGCAAGGCCAAGGCGCCCGAAGGCACGAAATAA
- a CDS encoding DUF1192 domain-containing protein, producing MDMDNDLPKKADDPLAQLLRQDLGPLSVAELEKRVKALQGEIIRTQSKIENAVNHKATAEALFKR from the coding sequence ATGGACATGGACAATGATCTGCCGAAAAAGGCCGATGATCCGCTGGCTCAACTGCTCCGACAGGATCTGGGGCCATTATCCGTGGCGGAACTCGAAAAGCGCGTGAAGGCGTTGCAGGGCGAGATCATCCGTACCCAATCGAAAATTGAAAACGCCGTTAACCATAAGGCAACGGCCGAGGCGTTATTCAAGCGATGA